In one window of Microcaecilia unicolor chromosome 9, aMicUni1.1, whole genome shotgun sequence DNA:
- the BHLHE41 gene encoding class E basic helix-loop-helix protein 41, with protein sequence MDEGIPRLQERQLLEHRDFIGVDYPSLYICKPKRGMKRDESKETYKLPHRLIEKKRRDRINECIAQLKDLLPEHLKLTTLGHLEKAVVLELTLKHLKALTALTEQQHQKIIALQNGERSLKSPIQSDLDAFHSGFQSCAKEVLQYLSRYESWTPREQRCAQLINHLHSLSGQLLTGPPLLTQQVSEGKKSMQDHSSHKTEHQAYCVPVIQRIQNVELNENDTDTDSGYGGESEKQEGKAEGASSLNKSQAARNIAIKKEPIEELPPKRFKRENSGSMEPALRADAALFSSLMAFGGAPFSQQAPLCLPFYFISPSAATSYLPFLDKHSLEKYLYPAAAAAAAGPIPLLYPGIPSAAATAAIPCLSSALTPATLQHEVMSPSPCAFPGATGPLAEELDSPRQDRLQSAKENA encoded by the exons ATGGACGAAGGAATTCCTCGTTTGCAGGAAAGACAGTTGCTGGAGCACAGAGATTTCATAGG AGTGGACTATCCGTCCCTGTATATCTGCAAACCCAAAAGAGGCATGAAGCGTGATGAAAGCAAG GAAACATACAAACTACCCCACAGATTGATAGAAAAGAAAAGACGGGATAGGATTAATGAATGTATAGCTCAGCTGAAAGATTTGTTGCCCGAACATCTGAAACTGACG acATTAGGACATCTGGAAAAGGCTGTCGTTTTGGAGTTAACTTTGAAGCATTTGAAAGCTTTAACAGCTTTAACAGAACAACAGCATCAGAAGATAATTGCTTTGCAGAATG GGGAGCGATCTCTGAAATCCCCCATTCAGTCAGATTTGGATGCCTTCCATTCTGGATTTCAGTCTTGTGCCAAAGAAGTCTTGCAGTACCTTTCGCGTTATGAAAGCTGGACTCCCAGGGAGCAGAGATGTGCCCAGCTCATCAATCATTTGCACTCACTCTCTGGCCAGTTGTTAACTGGCCCTCCACTGCTGACTCAGCAGGTCTCTGAGGGCAAAAAATCCATGCAAGATCACAGCAGCCACAAAACAGAGCATCAGGCGTACTGTGTCCCGGTGATCCAGAGGATACAGAATGTGGAGCTGAATGAAAATGATACGGACACGGACAGCGGCTATGGGGGAGAAAGCGAGAAACAGGAAGGAAAAGCAGAGGGAGCCAGCAGCCTGAACAAGTCCCAAGCAGCCAGGAACATTGCAATCAAAAAGGAACCTATAGAGGAGCTGCCACCTAAGAGATTTAAGAGGGAGAATTCAGGCAGCATGGAGCCAGCACTGAGAGCAGATGCTGCCCTTTTCAGTTCCCTCATGGCCTTCGGGGGTGCTCCCTTTAGCCAGCAAGCGCCTCTCTGCCTGCCCTTCTACTTTATCTCCCCATCAGCAGCCACCTCCTACCTGCCCTTCCTGGACAAGCACAGCCTGGAGAAGTATCTGtatccagcagcagcagcggcggcagcagGTCCCATCCCACTGCTGTACCCTGGGATCCCTTCAGCAGCAGCTACTGCAGCTATCCCCTGCCTCTCCTCGGCACTGACACCAGCCACCTTGCAACACGAGGTTATGTCCCCGTCCCCCTGTGCTTTCCCAGGGGCAACAGGGCCGCTAGCTGAGGAGCTGGACAGTCCCAGGCAGGACAGGTTGCAGTCCGCAAAGGAAAATGCCTGA